A single window of Flavobacterium sp. 140616W15 DNA harbors:
- a CDS encoding LysE family translocator, which translates to MTGIDSLGTFIIAAIIVIITPGIDTIMVLTRSISLGKKAGLYSAIGVSLGLVIHTIAATFGLSLILAKSAFAFSLVKYLGAAYLFYLGYKSLTAKTNQAEIKSIEVKNTANKKIFLTALLSDVLNPKIAIFFLAFLPQFIKTSEINNPVPYLILGFIIFIIALVWCSFLALMGSNVATLFNKNKNAESRLNKMTGIVFILLGIKIAFTKR; encoded by the coding sequence ATGACAGGAATAGACAGTTTGGGAACATTTATAATCGCCGCAATAATTGTTATTATTACTCCAGGAATTGATACTATCATGGTATTAACAAGAAGTATTTCGCTTGGTAAGAAAGCAGGATTATACTCGGCGATTGGAGTTAGCTTAGGACTTGTCATCCATACTATTGCTGCTACATTTGGACTTTCACTTATTTTAGCAAAATCTGCTTTTGCATTTAGTCTTGTTAAATATTTAGGCGCAGCCTATTTATTTTATTTGGGTTACAAATCACTTACAGCAAAAACGAACCAAGCAGAAATAAAATCTATTGAAGTCAAAAATACAGCAAATAAAAAAATATTTTTAACGGCTCTTTTAAGCGATGTCCTAAATCCTAAAATTGCAATTTTCTTCTTAGCTTTTTTACCTCAGTTTATAAAAACCTCTGAGATAAACAATCCTGTTCCTTACTTGATATTAGGATTCATTATCTTTATTATTGCCTTAGTATGGTGCTCATTTTTGGCATTAATGGGAAGTAATGTTGCAACTCTTTTTAATAAAAATAAAAATGCCGAAAGCAGATTGAACAAAATGACTGGAATTGTTTTCATCTTACTTGGAATAAAGATTGCTTTTACAAAAAGATAG
- a CDS encoding GNAT family N-acetyltransferase yields MILALSNIMNADYTKLDNPAWYSLSETHQEFSINYNTIKFYNPDYCPFGGFIASENISESIGEYSELTDGFFVVGEKPQLPNQLKLNRELICLQMILNNRINVEIKEEIIALTTSNHIEALFELVNLVQPGYFKRQTALLGKYFGIFKNNKLIAVTGERMKMNDFTEVSAIVTHPDHTGQGYAKQLIAHAVNIIFDQNKIPYLHVVENNIGAIKLYEKLGFTTRRKMSLWHISK; encoded by the coding sequence ATGATTCTGGCACTATCAAACATTATGAATGCCGATTATACAAAACTAGACAATCCGGCTTGGTATTCTTTATCCGAAACACACCAAGAATTTTCAATAAACTACAATACTATCAAATTTTACAATCCTGATTATTGCCCTTTCGGTGGATTTATAGCATCTGAAAACATTTCTGAATCTATTGGTGAATATTCTGAATTAACAGATGGCTTTTTTGTTGTTGGCGAAAAACCTCAACTTCCAAATCAACTAAAATTAAACAGAGAATTAATCTGTTTGCAAATGATTCTCAATAATCGAATAAATGTTGAGATAAAAGAAGAGATCATTGCTCTTACAACCAGCAACCATATTGAAGCTTTATTTGAATTGGTTAATTTGGTTCAACCTGGTTATTTTAAAAGACAAACTGCTTTGCTAGGCAAGTATTTCGGAATCTTTAAAAACAATAAACTTATTGCAGTTACTGGCGAACGTATGAAAATGAATGATTTTACCGAAGTAAGTGCAATCGTTACACATCCTGACCATACGGGACAAGGATACGCCAAACAATTAATCGCTCATGCTGTAAATATTATTTTTGATCAAAACAAAATTCCTTATTTGCATGTAGTAGAAAACAATATTGGCGCAATAAAACTATACGAAAAACTAGGATTTACAACCAGACGAAAAATGAGTCTTTGGCACATTTCTAAATAA
- a CDS encoding DinB family protein produces MTKTFRHGATGALLDVYEGAIRDLQQTISDISDAELIIIVDSQTTDDSCKSIQTILSHVVCSAYAYGIYIRQFKGETIDFQNEIFHTSIQDYNNHLDDSFIFMIDSFKDIKDNQLEESDNNKKLTTSWGQVYDIEQIVEHAIVHVLRHRRQIEKYKIIVRQ; encoded by the coding sequence ATGACAAAAACATTTAGACACGGAGCAACTGGGGCATTACTTGATGTATATGAAGGAGCAATTAGAGATTTACAACAGACTATCTCGGATATTTCAGATGCAGAACTTATAATCATTGTAGACAGCCAAACTACGGACGATAGCTGTAAATCAATCCAGACAATTTTATCCCATGTTGTTTGTTCTGCTTATGCTTACGGTATTTATATCCGACAATTTAAGGGTGAAACTATAGATTTTCAAAATGAAATATTTCATACTTCTATACAAGATTATAACAATCACTTGGATGATTCCTTTATTTTTATGATTGATTCCTTTAAAGATATAAAAGATAATCAGCTTGAGGAATCGGACAACAATAAAAAGCTAACCACTTCTTGGGGGCAAGTTTATGATATCGAACAAATAGTAGAGCATGCCATTGTACACGTTTTAAGGCATCGCCGTCAAATAGAAAAATATAAAATCATCGTACGTCAATAA
- a CDS encoding alpha/beta hydrolase codes for MKKIFYIFIFLLYSNLNFAQTKSKQTPNENQPIVLGITDKLKSTELGETRTINIYLPQGYNKKDTLKYPVIYILDGGVEEDFIHITGIVRFNTEEWIARFPKSIVVGIENTNRRRDFTFSVPNLDFVEKMGFKKQNFPQYGGSEKYIAFLEKELQPYIDKKFNTSNHKTVIGESLAGLLATEILLKHRNLFDNYIIIAPSLWWGDQSLLTEAPKLLKAKENKPALVYIAACDKDEDKTMYDVAMSLSETLKQNDEKNTKVYYDYIQNEIHSTVMHQAVYNGFKAFYPKSIYQK; via the coding sequence ATGAAAAAAATATTCTACATCTTTATCTTCCTTTTATATAGCAACCTTAATTTTGCTCAAACAAAAAGCAAGCAAACTCCAAATGAAAACCAACCGATAGTTCTTGGTATCACTGATAAATTAAAATCGACAGAACTGGGAGAAACGAGAACTATAAACATATACTTACCCCAGGGATACAATAAAAAAGATACTTTAAAATATCCCGTTATATATATCCTTGATGGTGGCGTCGAAGAGGACTTTATTCATATTACAGGAATTGTCCGATTTAATACTGAAGAATGGATTGCGAGATTCCCTAAATCTATTGTGGTTGGAATAGAAAATACTAATCGAAGACGCGACTTTACATTTAGCGTTCCTAATTTAGACTTTGTAGAAAAAATGGGGTTCAAGAAACAAAACTTCCCTCAATATGGTGGATCTGAAAAATACATTGCTTTTCTTGAAAAGGAACTGCAACCTTATATCGATAAAAAATTCAATACGAGTAATCATAAAACTGTCATCGGTGAATCGTTGGCTGGACTTTTGGCAACTGAAATTTTATTAAAGCATCGCAATTTATTTGACAACTATATAATCATAGCTCCAAGTTTATGGTGGGGAGATCAATCATTATTAACAGAAGCTCCCAAATTGCTTAAAGCAAAAGAAAATAAACCTGCACTAGTATATATTGCTGCTTGCGATAAAGACGAAGATAAAACTATGTATGACGTTGCTATGTCCCTAAGCGAAACGCTAAAACAAAATGATGAAAAGAATACTAAAGTGTATTATGACTATATACAAAATGAAATACATTCAACCGTAATGCATCAAGCAGTTTACAATGGTTTTAAAGCCTTTTATCCAAAAAGCATATATCAGAAATAA